The Bernardetia sp. ABR2-2B DNA window TCTACATCGAAAGTTACGGTTGCCAGATGAATTTTGCTGATAGCGAAATTGTAGCTTCTGTAATGCAAGAACACGGTTTTGGAACGACTGACACAGCCGAAGACGCTGATTTGATTTTCCTAAATACTTGTTCTATTCGTGAAAAAGCAGAACAAACGGTTCGCAAACGCTTAGTTCACATCAACGGACTCAAAAAACGTAAACCTGAAATGATGGTAGGTGTTTTGGGTTGTATGGCAGAGCGTTTGAAACACAAATTTTTGGAAGAAGAAAAAATTGTAGATTTAGTAGCAGGCCCTGATGCGTATCGTGATTTACCAAAACTTGTAGGCGCAGTAGATGATGGACAAAAAGCTGTCAATGTTTTGCTTTCAAGAGAAGAAACGTATGCTGATATTTCGCCTATTCGTCTAAACTCAAATGGTATTTCTGCCTTTGTTTCGATTATGCGTGGCTGTGATAATGTATGTAGTTTTTGTGTTGTTCCGTTTACTCGTGGAAGAGAACGCAGCCGTCCAGCAGATTCTATTGTACAAGAAATTAAGGATTTGGTAGCTCAAGGCTACAAAGAAGTTACTTTGCTTGGTCAGAATGTAGATTCGTACAAATGGACAAACGTACCGAGAACCATAAAAGCAGAAAATTTTGAAGCCGAAACAGGACAAAAAATAAGAAAAGAAAACTTTGCAACTCTTTTGGAAATGGTGGCTCAAATAGACCCAAATCTAAGAGTACGTTTTACGACTTCACATCCAAAAGATATGACAGATGATGTGTTGCACGTAATGGCAAAATATGAAAACATTTGTAAGTACATTCACTTGCCTGTTCAGAGTGGAAATAGCAGAGTATTAAAACTAATGAATCGTACGTATTCAAGAGAGTGGTATATTGATAGAGTTGATGCCATTCGCAGGATTTTGGGAGAAGACTGTGCGATTAGTTCGGATATGATTGCAGGTTTTTGTACTGAAACAGAAGAAGAACATCAAGAAACATTGACGTTGATGGAATACGTAAATTACGATTATTCGTATATGTTTTTCTATTCTGAACGCCCTGGAACACTCGCAGCTAAGAAATATTTAGATGATATTCCGATGGACGTAAAGAAAAAACGCTTGAGTGAAATTATTCAGCTTCAATCAAAGCATTCTTTGGCTCGTAATCAGAGATTAATTGGTAAAACACACAAGGTTTTGGTAGAAGGAGAATCCAAACGCTCTGATAAAGATTTGCAAGGCAGAACGACAGACAATAAAGTAATTGTTTTCCCTAGAGAGAATTATGAAAAAGGACAGTATGTAAATGTAGCTGTTCATGACTGTACTTCGGCTACGCTATTTGGAAAAGCTGTGAACTTGGCGAATTAATTTTTTACTTCATTTGAGTCTCAACGACGGTTGATTAGCATCAAAAATAAAACCCTAAAAATCAGATTAAATTTTGACTTTTAGGGTTTTTGCTTTTATAAATTTGATTGAAAATAAGAAAATGTTATTTCACAAATTCCCAAGCAAAACTTTGCCCTTTGTGTTCGACAGCAATTTTATTTACAGCACCAGACGAATAATCAACTGCTCCTTCATATTTATTTTTATCTTTTTGATTGAGCAAAACAGAATTAACTTTTAATCCATTTGTGATGTGTTTTTCAATGCGATAATGAAGCGTTGTAGAAAGTGAAGTAGAGGTGTTTTCAGGATACCAACCACGAATTACATCAACAAAGGCAACCAAACTTTCTCCTTGTTCTGTTTTGGTAGCAAGTCGAACAAAATTATTGATAATTTCTGAACTTTCTACTTCTAGTTCTATCTCCAAATCATTCTCTAAAAAACGATGAGCTAATAGCTTTTTGTTTGTTTCATTTAAGTTTGGAAACTGTACTCCTGATTGCTCGGCGTAAGTAATAGCTGTTTCATTTCCATTTTCCAAAAGCATTTTTCCTTCATAACTATTCTGTTCTGATTTCTCAAAACGCACTTTCTCTATTGTTTTGACACCATATTTTTTCTTCATTACGTATTCAAAATAGCTTGAAACAGTTTCTTTGTCATGCTTCGGAAAAACACCTTTTTTGGGATCAAGAGTTAAAAGAATTTCGCTTCCAGTATCCGTAGTAACAAGAGCATCAAAAGTATTTCCAACAGTTGGAGTGAGTTTTACTTCTTCTGTTGGAATCCCCATGGATTTGATTAGGTAACGTTTTGTACTTGATTCTAAAATTTCTTTCCAAATAGGTTTCAGAATGCCCGACTTGTCTCTTCCTGCTCTTACAAAAATAGTGGCAGTAGGTAATGAAGTATCTTCAAAGGTGGTTTGGGCTAAATAAACCCATTCGTCATCTGTGATAGAAGGAGTTCTTTCTAAATGAATAGTCTCTTTAATGTCTCCCCAATGCTCTTTTTCAAGAGTAAGTTTAGTTACTTTCTGCTCAAAGGCTTTTTCTATTTCAGGCTGTAAAAAAACTTCTATCTGTTCTTGGTCTGATTTTGCTTTGTCTTTCGGAATAAATTTCTGAATTATGTTATCTTTTGTCAAAATAAGTGTGTCTCCTTTAAAATCAAATTGATAACTATCAGAAATTCCAAGAGCCATTACTTTTAATGTGTTTTCATTGATTTCGAATTCTTTTTCTGTAATATTATCAAAAATTATCTTTTCATCTGTAACTTTGAGCGTACTTTTATAATCCGAACGCACCCATTGTCCTTCTAACTGGGAAGAGTCAGAACAACTACTCAAAAAAATAAACCCTAAGAAACTTCCTATATAAAATAGTTTTGAAAGAGAGTTAGAATATGTATGTTTGAATTTCATAATAAATTATTTTTGAATAAACTATTTTTATTTAGCATACAAATCGTATAGCTATAAGGCTGCAAAAGTAAGCAAATTTTGACTTTTTAGATAGACTAGATATTTTAAAATGCTGTAAAAAATCTCATTTAAGATGTTTTTTTTGAGTTTAGTTGTCTTTTTTATGTTTTTTGTAAGAATTTAATAACTCTAGTCGCTAAAACTTGTTAAGTCTTACTAATTAAACGCTTCATTTTTAATAAATTTGTAGCTACGTTTTCAAATCTAAATTTATTTAGATTTCAATGCGCTAAATTATTTTTGAATTTCTAAAAAAACAATGAAATATCTACCTTATTTTCTCATTGCGCTAGGCGTAATTCTTATTGACCAAGCTCTCAAATTATATATTCATTCTATACTTTCTTTGGGTGAAGATATTCACGTTTTTGGAGATTGGTTTAAGCTTCATTACACACTCAACCCTGGAATGGCGTTTGGCATTACGTTAGGTTCTGACTATGGAAAGCTTATCTTGACAGTTTTTAGAATTTTTGCAGGAATAGGAATTGCTTTCGTAATGGCTCGTGCTGCGTTGCGTGATGCTCCAAAAGGATTTGTTTTTAGTATGGCTCTTATTTTAGGTGGAGCGTTTGGAAATATTGTAGATTCTACTTTTTATGGCGTTTTTATAGAAGGAAATGCTGTTCCGATGTATGGAAATGAACCTAGTTTTTATCCTTGGTTTCACGGACAGGTAATTGATATGTTCTATTTTGATATTGCTTCAGGCTATTTTCCAGATAATTTACCTTTTATTGGTGGCGACCATTATTCTTTCTTTCCTATTTTTAATATTGCTGATGCAGCTATTTTTATTGGAGTTTGTATTATCTTAATTTGGCAAAAGCGTTTCTTTCCAAGAGAAGAAATTGTAGAAACAGAAATTGAAAAAGCTTTAGAAGACGAACTCAGAGAAGAGAATACAGGAGAGAATACAGAAGAAAATATAGAAACAAAAGAAGTGAAGTCTAATGGAGATACAAACGTATTTTTAGCAGGAGAAAGTGATATAAGCAAAGATGAAATAAAAGGAAATTAGTTCTTTCAAATCTATATCTAAGAAAAAATCCTGTAAAACTTAAATGGTTTTACAGGATTTTTAGTTTTTGGTTACTGATGTTAAGCAGCTAGAAAGCTAAACCCATAACTTTAGTTATGGGAAATTAAGACGTGTTATTTTCCCACGATTAAAATCGTGGGTTTTGTTTGTTCGTACAAAAAAATACAGACATTTTATTGTTACGTAATATCAGCTAGTTACTTCTTTTCTCGCTTTAGTTCCTCTTCTTTAATAGTCAGTGAATACAAGTCTTTGCCATCTTTATCTTTATAAGTAATTGTCAGAACACGCTCTTTTCGTTTTCCTTCAATTTCAATAACTGCATAATTGTGAGTTTTGCCAATAAATGATTCTTTAATGGCTGTCGGGTTTTCATCTCCATAAGGAGAAGCTGCACCTGCTGTAAGTGATGAAGAAGTAAAATCATACAAAGGATAATCATTTTCACGTTCCATTTTAGTAACTACGCTATGATGACGGTCGCCTGTAAGGAAAATTACACCTTCGATATTCTGTTCTTGAATAGCATCTAAAAGTTTTTTGCGCTCCTCTGGATAGGTAGAGTAGTTCTCAAAAATGGCACTCTCATTCAAAACCTGCGCCCCCATCACTACAAACTTAAAAGCTGCTTTACTAGAAACTAATGATTCGATAAGCCATTGTACTTGTTTTTCTCCCAAATAGTCTTTGTTTTCTGCTTCATAATCCTGCGATTGTCTGAACGTACGATTATCTAACATAAAAAACTGAGCATCTCCCCAAGAAAAAACACTTGCAATATCGTTTCCACCATCAATATTATTTGTGTTCTGACTGTGCCAAAAAAGACGGAAAGCTTCTGTAGTAATATCTTTATTCCAAAATGTATAATCAGAATCGTTAGGACCAAAATCGTGGTCGTCCCAAGTAGAATAATTATGAACAGTAGCCAAAAGTGGTTGCATTTCTGGAAGCGAACGAGTGTGTGTATAACGGTGCATAATGCCTGAACGGCTGCCCCAGTCTGGCTCACGTAAATAGGTATTATCTCCTCCCCATACCATAAAGTCGACGTTTTCTTTATAAATAGAAGTGAAAATTTCGTATTCACTTCCATATCCTTTTCCAGGTCTGTCATTTTTTTCTTCATTGACATAAACACAAGAACCAAACGCAAATTTTATTTTTGGTGGGTCGGTTCTGTATTGCCAAAGAAGTTGAGTTTGGCATTTCAAATCATAATCAAAAAGAATTTCTTTACCATCAATGATGACTTTGTATTCATACTTTGTAGAATGTTCAAGGTTTTTCAAAACTGGCTTGGCTACAAAAGCTGTCAGAGAATTGGTTTGGATAGCTTCTGTAAGTTGAAAAGGAGTATCTGAAATAGCTTTTTCTGTCGCAATATCTAATTTCGGACGGTATGCAATCTGTACTTTTGCTGATTTTTTGGTTTGTACCCAAAGACCGATTTCGCTCATTTCAGAATATCCAACCATAGGACCTGATTGAAGAAGTTCTTCTTTAATCTCTTGTTGAGCAAAAGAAAAAGAGAGAGTTAAAAATAAAAAACAAATAAACAGACTTAGCTTTTTTGTGTGAGTAATCATTTTTGAAAATTTTGTAGTTGAATTAAATTAATCATTCGTAAAATTACGCATCTTTTCAAGAAAGAGTACAAATTTAGAGTTACTTTATCGATATTGTTTTTTTAATATTCATTTGTGGCATCTACGATTTTATGAATAATTTCATCAAGTAATTTCACTTCATATTGTAGGTAATTTAGATACGATAATACATACTCGTGACTTTCTTCCATTTTTATCAAATTTATCAATCCTAAAATTGTAGCAACAGGTCTTCTTACTTCATGAGATTGCTGCCAAGCGATTTCTTTCAAGCGTTCGTTTTGTTTTTGTATCCTAATTTCTTTTTGCTTTTGGTTTGTAATATCTGTTACTGCCAATACAAAAGTTTCTATTTGCTCATTTTTGTTTTTTATAGGAGATACTTTTGTCAAAAACACCTGTTCTTTGTAATCTACTTCATACGAAACCGTAAGACCTCTCCAAATTTGGGGAATAACTTCTTGTAATTTACGGTATAAGTTGGGAATAAGCATTTCACTAACATGTTTGCCAAAAAAACGGGTTGGTTCGATATTATATATTTTAT harbors:
- the miaB gene encoding tRNA (N6-isopentenyl adenosine(37)-C2)-methylthiotransferase MiaB, which produces MNKLIADIDIVDKASEAIHEPCETVAKTANTAKEGERKLYIESYGCQMNFADSEIVASVMQEHGFGTTDTAEDADLIFLNTCSIREKAEQTVRKRLVHINGLKKRKPEMMVGVLGCMAERLKHKFLEEEKIVDLVAGPDAYRDLPKLVGAVDDGQKAVNVLLSREETYADISPIRLNSNGISAFVSIMRGCDNVCSFCVVPFTRGRERSRPADSIVQEIKDLVAQGYKEVTLLGQNVDSYKWTNVPRTIKAENFEAETGQKIRKENFATLLEMVAQIDPNLRVRFTTSHPKDMTDDVLHVMAKYENICKYIHLPVQSGNSRVLKLMNRTYSREWYIDRVDAIRRILGEDCAISSDMIAGFCTETEEEHQETLTLMEYVNYDYSYMFFYSERPGTLAAKKYLDDIPMDVKKKRLSEIIQLQSKHSLARNQRLIGKTHKVLVEGESKRSDKDLQGRTTDNKVIVFPRENYEKGQYVNVAVHDCTSATLFGKAVNLAN
- a CDS encoding lipoprotein signal peptidase — its product is MKYLPYFLIALGVILIDQALKLYIHSILSLGEDIHVFGDWFKLHYTLNPGMAFGITLGSDYGKLILTVFRIFAGIGIAFVMARAALRDAPKGFVFSMALILGGAFGNIVDSTFYGVFIEGNAVPMYGNEPSFYPWFHGQVIDMFYFDIASGYFPDNLPFIGGDHYSFFPIFNIADAAIFIGVCIILIWQKRFFPREEIVETEIEKALEDELREENTGENTEENIETKEVKSNGDTNVFLAGESDISKDEIKGN
- a CDS encoding alkaline phosphatase D family protein, yielding MITHTKKLSLFICFLFLTLSFSFAQQEIKEELLQSGPMVGYSEMSEIGLWVQTKKSAKVQIAYRPKLDIATEKAISDTPFQLTEAIQTNSLTAFVAKPVLKNLEHSTKYEYKVIIDGKEILFDYDLKCQTQLLWQYRTDPPKIKFAFGSCVYVNEEKNDRPGKGYGSEYEIFTSIYKENVDFMVWGGDNTYLREPDWGSRSGIMHRYTHTRSLPEMQPLLATVHNYSTWDDHDFGPNDSDYTFWNKDITTEAFRLFWHSQNTNNIDGGNDIASVFSWGDAQFFMLDNRTFRQSQDYEAENKDYLGEKQVQWLIESLVSSKAAFKFVVMGAQVLNESAIFENYSTYPEERKKLLDAIQEQNIEGVIFLTGDRHHSVVTKMERENDYPLYDFTSSSLTAGAASPYGDENPTAIKESFIGKTHNYAVIEIEGKRKERVLTITYKDKDGKDLYSLTIKEEELKREKK